One window of the Candidatus Chryseobacterium colombiense genome contains the following:
- a CDS encoding FkbM family methyltransferase has protein sequence MSLYQRIAENLQYISPSFYKRRYFKSLHKLTKENFSTRNVEPELVWIKEYLPENAVIFDIGANVGTFLYQLEDKLKPQNIYGFEPNKKLNIRLKRLFPSMHIHSVALSDENTTAEFKVPIINGKMIASRGTLNTSYKEKGEEKSYTEKVEVIKLDDWTKKEAITKLDFIKIDVEGNEMKTLNGAKETIQKFQPTLMVEMEQRHHNTPIWNEIAEVASWGFDVKYLNRKNFKLEELTEEVLLKNSTNEKNKTEYINNIIFTPKTQ, from the coding sequence ATGTCTTTATACCAAAGGATTGCGGAAAATCTTCAATATATCAGTCCGAGCTTTTACAAAAGAAGGTACTTCAAAAGCTTACACAAGCTTACCAAAGAAAACTTTTCTACACGCAATGTGGAACCCGAACTGGTCTGGATCAAGGAGTATCTTCCCGAAAATGCAGTCATTTTTGATATTGGAGCCAATGTAGGGACGTTTTTGTATCAACTGGAAGACAAATTGAAACCTCAGAATATTTATGGTTTTGAGCCTAATAAAAAGCTGAATATCAGATTAAAAAGACTGTTTCCGTCAATGCACATCCACTCAGTAGCACTTTCTGACGAAAATACCACAGCTGAATTTAAAGTTCCCATTATTAATGGCAAAATGATTGCTTCCCGCGGAACGCTAAATACGTCCTATAAAGAAAAAGGTGAAGAAAAAAGCTATACCGAAAAGGTAGAAGTTATCAAACTGGATGACTGGACAAAAAAAGAAGCCATCACCAAGCTGGATTTTATCAAAATAGATGTTGAAGGCAATGAAATGAAAACCCTGAACGGAGCTAAAGAAACCATACAAAAATTTCAGCCCACGCTCATGGTAGAAATGGAGCAAAGACATCACAACACTCCTATCTGGAATGAAATTGCTGAAGTAGCTTCATGGGGATTTGATGTAAAATACCTGAACAGAAAAAACTTTAAGCTGGAAGAACTCACCGAAGAGGTTTTACTGAAAAACAGCACTAATGAAAAAAACAAGACCGAATACATTAATAACATCATTTTCACCCCTAAAACCCAATAA
- a CDS encoding DUF2461 domain-containing protein — protein MAAISPEVFGFLKKLNKNNNREWFTENKNLYTESQQNVIAFLEDLLKEMSEFDEELAKIDAKKSLFRIYRDTRFSKDKIPYKTNFGASLGMGKGSQKGGYYLHLEPGKSFIAGGIYMPESSVLKELRKEISLYRNEFLAILNNKEFKKHFPELDQDDKLKKIPQGFEKDDPMAEFLKLKNFIVVYYLKDEEILKNDAAKNLAKIFKLTKPLNDFLNAPFL, from the coding sequence ATGGCAGCAATTTCTCCTGAAGTTTTCGGATTTTTAAAAAAGCTCAATAAAAATAATAACCGCGAATGGTTTACAGAAAATAAAAACCTTTACACAGAGTCCCAGCAAAACGTCATTGCCTTTTTGGAAGATCTGCTTAAAGAAATGTCTGAATTTGATGAAGAATTGGCTAAAATTGATGCCAAAAAATCATTATTCAGAATTTACAGAGATACAAGATTCTCTAAAGATAAAATTCCTTACAAGACCAATTTCGGAGCGTCTTTGGGAATGGGAAAAGGAAGCCAAAAAGGAGGGTATTACCTTCATTTAGAACCCGGAAAATCTTTTATTGCAGGGGGAATTTACATGCCGGAATCTTCGGTTTTAAAAGAACTCCGAAAGGAGATTTCATTGTATAGAAATGAGTTTCTGGCAATTCTGAACAATAAAGAATTCAAAAAGCATTTTCCAGAACTGGATCAGGATGACAAGCTCAAAAAAATCCCACAGGGTTTTGAAAAAGACGATCCGATGGCAGAGTTTTTAAAATTAAAGAATTTCATCGTGGTATATTACCTGAAAGACGAAGAAATCCTGAAAAATGATGCCGCGAAAAACCTGGCAAAGATCTTTAAATTGACGAAACCTCTGAATGATTTTCTCAATGCTCCTTTTTTATAA
- a CDS encoding ABC transporter permease, with the protein MNLSNLFRIAWKALLRNKLRAFLTMLGIIIGVASVIAMTAIGEGSKKSISDQLSSMGSNMVTIRPSSNVNVSGGARIGATGLQTLKTQDADAIAKGAPDVSYVSPAVQTNGQAISGPNNWPTQLQGVNEEYFSIRDWGISEGSLFTRKDVSSSNKVCLLGQTVVTNLFPNGEDPVGSIIRFNKVPMKVIGVLASKGSNAFGQDQDDVILAPFNTVQRRFLGITYVQTIYASSSSENTSAQATDEVSEILRKQHKLPEDGSNDDFSVRTQAELISTMSSTSQLLTVLLSAIAGISLIVGGIGIMNIMYVSVTERTKEIGLRMSIGARGKDILYQFLIEAIMISVTGGILGVLLGVLASELVTIFLSWPTFITESSIIVSFIVCAITGVFFGYYPALKASKLDPIEALRYE; encoded by the coding sequence ATGAATCTTTCAAATCTCTTCAGAATTGCCTGGAAAGCACTTTTAAGAAACAAACTTCGGGCATTTCTTACGATGCTCGGAATCATTATTGGGGTAGCTTCGGTTATTGCTATGACCGCCATCGGAGAAGGATCCAAAAAAAGCATCAGTGATCAGCTTTCATCCATGGGTTCAAATATGGTCACAATCCGGCCATCGAGTAATGTCAATGTTTCAGGCGGAGCAAGAATAGGTGCTACAGGCTTACAGACTCTAAAAACTCAGGATGCAGATGCCATTGCCAAAGGCGCTCCCGATGTTTCTTATGTTTCTCCTGCGGTTCAGACCAACGGACAGGCGATCAGCGGACCTAACAACTGGCCCACACAGCTTCAGGGAGTCAATGAAGAATATTTCAGCATCAGGGATTGGGGAATCTCAGAAGGATCACTGTTTACCAGAAAAGATGTCAGCTCATCCAATAAAGTCTGCCTGCTTGGACAGACTGTTGTCACAAATTTGTTTCCCAATGGTGAAGATCCCGTCGGAAGCATTATCCGATTTAATAAAGTTCCGATGAAGGTGATTGGTGTTTTGGCTTCAAAAGGTTCAAACGCATTTGGACAGGATCAGGATGACGTGATCCTGGCTCCTTTCAATACGGTTCAGAGAAGATTTTTAGGAATTACCTATGTTCAGACTATTTACGCTTCCTCATCCAGCGAAAATACTTCTGCACAGGCTACAGATGAGGTTTCCGAAATTCTAAGAAAACAACATAAACTTCCAGAAGACGGGAGCAATGATGATTTTTCGGTGAGAACTCAGGCAGAACTGATTTCTACCATGAGCTCCACAAGTCAGCTTCTGACCGTACTTTTATCCGCTATTGCAGGAATTTCACTCATTGTCGGCGGAATCGGAATTATGAACATCATGTATGTTTCCGTAACAGAAAGAACCAAAGAAATCGGATTGAGAATGTCGATCGGAGCAAGAGGAAAGGACATTTTGTATCAGTTTTTAATTGAAGCCATTATGATCAGTGTTACCGGTGGAATTCTCGGTGTCCTGCTCGGAGTTCTGGCTTCAGAACTGGTTACTATTTTTCTTTCCTGGCCTACTTTCATTACCGAGTCGTCAATTATTGTATCCTTTATCGTCTGTGCGATTACGGGCGTATTTTTCGGATATTATCCAGCCTTGAAAGCTTCAAAACTTGATCCGATTGAAGCACTGAGATATGAATAG
- a CDS encoding polysaccharide biosynthesis protein, whose amino-acid sequence MSLVARQGFKYSIIGYIGFLLGTVSALFIFPNDFEFYGKLRYSMQTAEMLVPFVVFGISYANVKFFHSLQKDGKTQNMLSLSLVSILINFLIFCIVFFALPYFYPKFLHSEAWKIKDIILPLILVLSLCAIFNKYISNFKRIVVSNIFDNLFPKIANLGAFCLFFYFSFSQNIALAFFFGIFALMLFGYIYYTNKLQKINFDLSTDYFKKDGFWKEFMNYSFFGFLGTFGNYLAINSFMIGEFMGMEENGIYSVLYALISLISIPQLGLFNISAPIISQHLADGDMEGLDRFHKKTSLTLYFLGAVLFSCIMVGFPYLTQFMPKNGVMLRMYEPVIWIWGSAVLVDLATGFNGNIISLSKYYRFNILVMLLLAGLTISLNFYFIKNTELKLVGIALSTAISLTTYNVVKIIFNYIVFKVSPLTIEMIFVSIICTLAITVAIVLPNFSNNFINLIYKPAVVLILIFIGNYFTKVFPIEDYLNKNFIKSIFKFK is encoded by the coding sequence ATGAGTTTAGTAGCAAGACAGGGCTTCAAATATTCCATTATCGGGTATATTGGTTTTTTACTGGGGACGGTTTCGGCACTTTTTATTTTTCCAAATGATTTTGAATTTTACGGGAAGCTTCGCTACAGCATGCAGACTGCAGAGATGCTCGTGCCTTTCGTTGTTTTTGGAATTTCTTACGCGAATGTGAAATTTTTTCATTCTTTACAAAAAGACGGAAAAACTCAGAATATGCTGTCCCTGTCGCTTGTGAGCATCCTGATTAATTTTCTCATCTTTTGCATTGTATTTTTCGCTCTTCCTTATTTTTATCCAAAATTCCTGCATTCGGAAGCCTGGAAAATAAAAGACATTATCTTACCCTTAATTTTAGTGTTGTCGCTCTGTGCGATTTTCAATAAATATATTTCCAATTTTAAAAGAATTGTAGTTTCCAATATTTTTGACAATCTTTTTCCTAAGATCGCCAATCTGGGGGCTTTCTGCCTTTTCTTTTACTTTTCTTTTTCCCAGAATATCGCGCTGGCATTTTTCTTCGGGATCTTTGCCCTCATGCTTTTCGGATATATTTATTATACCAATAAGCTTCAGAAGATCAATTTTGATCTCAGCACCGATTATTTCAAAAAAGACGGTTTCTGGAAAGAATTTATGAACTACAGTTTCTTTGGATTTCTAGGAACTTTCGGAAATTATCTTGCCATCAACAGCTTTATGATCGGTGAATTTATGGGGATGGAAGAAAACGGGATTTATTCTGTTCTGTATGCCCTGATTTCGCTCATCTCGATTCCGCAGCTTGGATTATTCAATATTTCAGCACCTATTATCAGTCAGCATCTTGCGGATGGTGATATGGAAGGACTCGACAGATTTCATAAAAAGACTTCTCTTACTTTATATTTTTTAGGAGCCGTATTGTTTTCCTGCATTATGGTAGGTTTCCCGTATCTCACGCAGTTTATGCCTAAAAACGGGGTCATGCTGAGAATGTACGAACCGGTGATCTGGATCTGGGGTTCTGCCGTTTTAGTGGATCTGGCAACAGGGTTCAACGGAAACATCATTTCGCTCTCAAAATACTACCGTTTCAATATTCTGGTGATGCTCTTATTGGCGGGCTTAACGATCAGTTTGAATTTTTATTTTATTAAAAACACGGAACTGAAACTGGTCGGAATTGCTTTATCTACGGCTATTTCTTTAACGACATACAATGTGGTGAAAATTATCTTCAATTATATTGTTTTCAAAGTATCTCCGTTAACGATAGAAATGATCTTTGTTTCCATCATCTGCACTTTAGCCATTACGGTAGCGATTGTTTTGCCTAATTTCAGCAACAATTTCATCAATTTAATTTATAAACCGGCAGTGGTTCTGATATTGATTTTTATCGGAAACTATTTCACAAAAGTTTTCCCGATCGAAGATTATCTGAACAAAAACTTTATCAAAAGTATTTTTAAGTTTAAATAG